From Streptomyces griseorubiginosus, one genomic window encodes:
- the glnA gene encoding type I glutamate--ammonia ligase, whose amino-acid sequence MFQNADEAKKFIADEDVKFVDVRFCDLPGVMQHFTLPVEAFDPDEELAFDGSSIRGFQAIHESDMALRADLSTARVDPFRRDKTLNINFFIHDPITGEQYSRDPRNVAKKAEAYLASTGIADTAYFGPEAEFYVFDSVRFATSSNESFYHIDSEAGAWNTGALEDNRGYKVRYKGGYFPVPPVDHFADLRAEISLELAKSGLQVERQHHEVGTAGQAEINYKFNTLLAAADDLQLFKYIVKNVAWRNGKTATFMPKPIFGDNGSGMHVHQSLWAGGSPLFYDEAGYAGLSDTARYYIGGILKHAPSLLAFTNPTVNSYHRLVPGFEAPINLVYSQRNRSAAMRIPITGSNPKAKRVEFRAPDSSGNPYLAFSALLLAGLDGIKNKIEPAEPIDKDLYELAPEEHANVAQVPTSLPAVLNSLEADHEFLLQGDVFTPDLIETWIDFKRTNEIAPLQLRPHPHEFELYFDV is encoded by the coding sequence ATGTTCCAGAACGCCGACGAGGCCAAGAAGTTCATCGCGGACGAGGACGTCAAGTTCGTCGACGTCCGCTTCTGCGACCTGCCGGGCGTGATGCAGCACTTCACGCTGCCCGTCGAGGCGTTCGACCCGGACGAGGAGCTCGCGTTCGACGGCTCGTCGATCCGCGGTTTCCAGGCCATCCACGAGTCCGACATGGCGCTGCGCGCGGACCTGTCGACCGCGCGGGTCGACCCCTTCCGCCGTGACAAGACGCTGAACATCAACTTCTTCATCCACGACCCGATCACCGGCGAGCAGTACAGCCGTGACCCGCGGAACGTGGCGAAGAAGGCCGAGGCCTACCTCGCGTCGACGGGCATCGCCGACACGGCCTACTTCGGCCCCGAGGCGGAGTTCTACGTCTTCGACTCCGTCCGGTTCGCGACCTCGTCGAACGAGTCCTTCTACCACATCGACTCCGAGGCGGGCGCCTGGAACACCGGTGCGCTGGAGGACAACCGCGGTTACAAGGTTCGCTACAAGGGCGGTTACTTCCCGGTCCCGCCGGTCGACCACTTCGCCGACCTGCGTGCCGAGATCTCCCTGGAGCTGGCCAAGTCCGGCCTCCAGGTCGAGCGCCAGCACCACGAGGTGGGCACCGCCGGCCAGGCCGAGATCAACTACAAGTTCAACACGCTGCTCGCCGCGGCCGACGACCTCCAGCTCTTCAAGTACATCGTGAAGAACGTGGCCTGGCGCAACGGCAAGACCGCGACCTTCATGCCGAAGCCGATCTTCGGTGACAACGGCTCGGGCATGCACGTCCACCAGTCCCTGTGGGCCGGCGGCTCCCCGCTCTTCTACGACGAGGCCGGTTACGCGGGCCTGTCGGACACAGCCCGCTACTACATCGGCGGCATCCTCAAGCACGCCCCGTCGCTGCTGGCCTTCACCAACCCGACGGTGAACTCCTACCACCGCCTGGTGCCGGGCTTCGAGGCGCCGATCAACCTGGTGTACTCGCAGCGCAACCGCTCCGCGGCCATGCGTATCCCGATCACGGGCTCCAACCCGAAGGCCAAGCGCGTCGAGTTCCGCGCGCCCGACTCCTCCGGCAACCCGTACCTCGCCTTCTCGGCGCTGCTCCTCGCGGGCCTCGACGGCATCAAGAACAAGATCGAGCCGGCCGAGCCGATCGACAAGGACCTGTACGAGCTGGCTCCCGAGGAGCACGCGAACGTCGCCCAGGTCCCGACCTCCCTCCCGGCGGTCCTCAACTCCCTCGAGGCCGACCACGAGTTCCTCCTCCAGGGCGACGTCTTCACGCCGGACCTGATCGAGACGTGGATCGACTTCAAGCGCACGAACGAGATCGCCCCGCTCCAGCTGCGTCCGCACCCGCACGAGTTCGAGCTGTACTTCGACGTGTGA
- a CDS encoding RDD family protein, giving the protein MDKRDAIGSWLSGPRAAAEDAGVDFGYRGQQLGLPEEGSGSIARPGRRLGALAVDWAMSVLIASQLITQSYGDPATSNWALLVFFLMSALTVGTIGFTPGKRLFGLRVVALETGRVSPLRALLRTVLLCLAVPALIWDRDGRGLHDRLAKTVEVRL; this is encoded by the coding sequence GTGGACAAGAGGGATGCAATCGGATCATGGCTCTCAGGCCCCCGCGCGGCCGCCGAGGATGCCGGTGTCGACTTCGGATACCGCGGACAGCAGCTCGGCCTGCCGGAGGAGGGGTCGGGCTCGATCGCCCGCCCGGGACGCCGGCTCGGCGCACTCGCCGTGGACTGGGCGATGAGCGTCCTGATTGCATCCCAGCTCATCACGCAGAGCTACGGCGACCCCGCGACCTCGAACTGGGCGCTACTGGTGTTCTTCCTGATGAGCGCCCTCACCGTCGGGACCATCGGCTTCACTCCGGGCAAGCGTCTGTTCGGTCTGCGGGTGGTCGCCCTGGAGACGGGCCGCGTCAGCCCCCTGCGCGCCCTGCTGCGCACGGTCCTGCTCTGCCTCGCCGTCCCGGCCCTGATCTGGGACCGCGACGGCCGGGGCCTGCACGACCGGCTGGCGAAGACCGTCGAAGTACGGCTCTGA
- a CDS encoding lipase family protein: MKRSALVTTLVTPLVTALLTGTLVSAAPEAPAAAPACTAADADVYTPPATVPATPGTVLACRSVTLSQVPGTIAMSAWKVLYSSTDHQGRPVAVSGTLAVPTAPWTGTGARPVVAFHPGTLGLGPQCAFSKQLAGAFQDEYEGDNIAALLKAGYAVAATDGPGYLDGQTHRYVAGSDSGHALLDIARAAPAVPGSGLSRQARIGLWGYSEGGAASLWAAQLAAGYAPELNVVGDASGGIPGDLKQVAAGLDGGAFSGFLADAALGIQAAHPALPLDSLLNDQGKEAVRTAKSVCLVGTVTALAGRSIKDLTTAGLTLDQLYQQRGSDGRTWGQVLDAQKLGVNLGTYRIAFPVLQYRGALDEVIPTATEDAVRTAYCAAGVRTGWKIYPGDHLLTDNQAVGDVVTWLGDRFAGRPARNDC, from the coding sequence ATGAAGAGATCCGCCCTCGTCACCACTCTCGTCACCCCCCTGGTCACCGCCCTGCTGACAGGCACCCTCGTCTCCGCGGCCCCCGAAGCCCCCGCCGCCGCACCCGCCTGTACGGCCGCCGACGCCGACGTCTACACACCCCCCGCCACCGTCCCGGCCACCCCCGGCACCGTGCTGGCCTGCCGTTCGGTCACCCTGAGCCAGGTGCCCGGCACCATCGCCATGTCCGCCTGGAAGGTCCTCTACAGCTCCACCGACCACCAGGGGCGCCCCGTCGCCGTCTCCGGCACCCTCGCCGTCCCCACCGCGCCCTGGACCGGCACCGGCGCCCGCCCCGTCGTCGCCTTCCACCCCGGCACCCTCGGCCTCGGCCCCCAGTGCGCGTTCTCCAAGCAGCTCGCCGGGGCCTTCCAGGACGAGTACGAGGGCGACAACATCGCCGCCTTGCTCAAGGCCGGGTACGCGGTCGCCGCCACCGACGGCCCCGGCTACCTGGACGGCCAGACGCACCGCTATGTCGCCGGCAGCGACTCCGGCCACGCCCTGCTCGACATCGCCCGCGCCGCCCCCGCGGTGCCGGGCAGCGGACTGTCCCGGCAGGCCCGGATCGGGCTGTGGGGCTACTCCGAGGGCGGCGCGGCCAGCCTGTGGGCCGCCCAGCTGGCGGCGGGCTACGCACCCGAGCTGAACGTGGTCGGGGACGCCTCCGGCGGCATCCCGGGCGACCTCAAACAGGTGGCGGCCGGGCTCGACGGCGGCGCCTTCTCCGGCTTCCTCGCCGACGCGGCCCTCGGCATCCAGGCCGCCCACCCGGCCCTGCCCCTCGACTCGCTCCTCAACGACCAGGGCAAGGAGGCCGTGAGGACCGCCAAGTCCGTCTGCCTGGTCGGCACGGTCACCGCCCTCGCGGGCAGGAGCATCAAGGACCTCACCACGGCCGGGCTCACCCTCGACCAGCTCTACCAGCAGCGCGGCAGCGACGGCCGCACCTGGGGCCAGGTCCTCGACGCCCAGAAACTCGGCGTGAACCTCGGCACCTACAGGATCGCCTTCCCGGTCCTGCAGTACCGGGGCGCCCTCGACGAGGTCATCCCCACCGCCACCGAGGACGCCGTCCGCACCGCCTACTGCGCGGCCGGCGTGCGGACCGGCTGGAAGATCTACCCCGGCGACCATCTGCTCACCGACAACCAGGCCGTCGGCGACGTCGTCACCTGGCTCGGCGACCGGTTCGCCGGCAGACCGGCCCGGAACGACTGCTGA
- a CDS encoding DUF4191 domain-containing protein has protein sequence MARSDSAADAANPGRLKQIALTYKMTRKADKKIGLVLAGVFILILGVFLAIGFLIGHPVYLGILGFLLAFLGTAIIFGRRAERAAFGQMEGQPGAAAAVLDNIGRGWTTTPAVAMNRSQDVVHRAVGKAGIVLVAEGNPNRVKGLLAAEKKKMNRIVVDVPVHDIIVGTGEGQVPLKKVRTTMLKLPRVLTGPQVTATNDRLRAMGDLMSNMPLPKGPMPKGMKLPKGGGKAR, from the coding sequence ATGGCGAGAAGTGACAGTGCGGCCGATGCCGCGAACCCCGGGCGACTGAAGCAGATCGCCCTGACGTACAAGATGACCCGCAAGGCCGACAAGAAGATCGGTCTGGTGCTCGCGGGTGTCTTCATCCTCATCCTCGGTGTCTTTCTCGCGATCGGTTTCCTGATCGGCCACCCGGTCTACCTCGGCATCCTGGGCTTCCTGCTCGCCTTCCTCGGGACGGCGATCATCTTCGGGCGCCGCGCCGAGCGGGCCGCGTTCGGGCAGATGGAGGGCCAGCCGGGAGCGGCCGCGGCCGTACTGGACAACATCGGCCGGGGCTGGACGACCACCCCCGCGGTGGCGATGAACCGCAGCCAGGACGTGGTGCACCGGGCCGTCGGCAAGGCGGGCATCGTCCTGGTCGCCGAGGGCAACCCGAACCGGGTCAAGGGCCTGCTGGCCGCCGAGAAGAAGAAGATGAACCGCATCGTCGTGGACGTGCCGGTGCACGACATCATCGTGGGCACGGGCGAGGGACAGGTCCCCCTGAAGAAGGTGCGGACCACCATGCTCAAGCTGCCGCGCGTACTGACCGGCCCCCAGGTGACCGCCACCAACGACCGGCTGCGGGCGATGGGCGACCTGATGAGCAACATGCCGCTGCCGAAGGGCCCGATGCCCAAGGGCATGAAGCTGCCGAAGGGCGGCGGCAAGGCCCGCTGA
- the lipA gene encoding lipoyl synthase: MSAVAPDGRKMLRLEVRNAQTPIERKPEWIKTRAKMGPEYTAMQKLVKSEGLHTVCQEAGCPNIYECWEDREATFLIGGDQCTRRCDFCQIDTGKPEALDRDEPRRVGESVVTMDLNYATITGVARDDLEDGGAWLYAETVRQIHEQTASREGGRTKVELLAPDFNAVPELLQQVFESRPEVFAHNVETVPRIFKRIRPGFRYERSLKVITEARDFGLVTKSNLILGMGETREEISEALQQLHDAGCELVTITQYLRPSVRHHPVERWVKPQEFVELKEEAERIGFSGVMSGPLVRSSYRAGRLYQMAVEKRGSYVASQAV; encoded by the coding sequence GTGTCCGCAGTCGCACCCGACGGACGCAAGATGCTGCGCCTGGAGGTCCGCAACGCCCAGACCCCCATCGAGCGCAAGCCCGAGTGGATCAAGACCCGGGCGAAAATGGGTCCCGAGTACACCGCGATGCAGAAGCTCGTGAAGAGCGAGGGTCTGCACACGGTCTGCCAGGAAGCCGGCTGTCCCAACATCTACGAGTGCTGGGAGGACCGCGAGGCGACCTTCCTCATCGGCGGCGACCAGTGCACCCGGCGCTGCGACTTCTGCCAGATCGACACCGGCAAGCCCGAGGCGCTCGACCGTGACGAGCCGCGCCGCGTGGGCGAGTCCGTGGTCACCATGGACCTGAACTACGCCACCATCACCGGCGTCGCCCGCGACGACCTGGAGGACGGCGGCGCCTGGCTGTACGCGGAGACGGTCCGCCAGATCCACGAGCAGACGGCCTCCCGGGAGGGCGGCCGTACCAAGGTCGAGCTGCTCGCCCCCGACTTCAACGCGGTGCCGGAACTGCTCCAGCAGGTCTTCGAGTCCCGCCCCGAGGTCTTCGCGCACAACGTCGAGACGGTCCCGCGGATCTTCAAGCGGATCCGCCCCGGCTTCCGCTACGAGCGCTCCCTGAAGGTCATCACCGAGGCCCGTGACTTCGGCCTGGTGACCAAGTCCAACCTGATCCTCGGCATGGGCGAGACCCGCGAGGAGATCAGCGAGGCGCTCCAGCAGCTGCACGACGCCGGCTGCGAGCTGGTCACCATCACGCAGTACCTGCGTCCGTCGGTGCGCCACCACCCCGTGGAGCGCTGGGTCAAGCCGCAGGAGTTCGTGGAGCTGAAGGAGGAGGCCGAGCGGATCGGCTTCTCCGGCGTGATGTCCGGCCCCCTGGTCCGGTCCTCCTATCGGGCGGGACGGCTCTACCAGATGGCCGTAGAGAAGCGTGGTTCCTACGTCGCCTCGCAGGCCGTCTGA
- the lipB gene encoding lipoyl(octanoyl) transferase LipB has product MSGLRFVRMGFGADAVEYQVAWDEQRRVHAARFEDEVPDTVLLLEHPPVYTAGRRTADNERPLDGTPVIDVDRGGKITWHGPGQLVGYPIQKLPRPVDVVAHVRRLEEALIRTCAEFGLETTRVEGRSGVWVLGDPVETRPAIGGLSLDFDPRLTDEEFDPRMNGPEYAPSNAGQRREDRKIAAIGIRVAKGVTMHGFSLNVNPDNKWFDRIIPCGIRDAGVASLASELGRDVTVDEVLPVVERHLKDVLENADLKPRVIEKTPAA; this is encoded by the coding sequence GTGAGTGGGTTGCGGTTCGTCCGCATGGGGTTCGGTGCGGACGCGGTCGAGTACCAGGTGGCGTGGGACGAGCAGCGCCGGGTGCACGCGGCGCGCTTCGAGGACGAGGTCCCCGACACCGTCCTGCTGCTCGAACACCCCCCTGTCTATACGGCGGGCCGGCGCACCGCGGACAACGAGCGCCCCCTCGACGGCACCCCGGTGATCGACGTCGACCGCGGCGGGAAGATCACCTGGCACGGTCCGGGCCAGCTGGTGGGCTACCCGATCCAGAAGCTCCCGCGCCCGGTGGACGTGGTCGCGCACGTACGGCGCCTGGAGGAGGCCCTGATCCGCACCTGCGCGGAGTTCGGCCTGGAGACCACCCGGGTCGAGGGCCGCAGCGGGGTGTGGGTCCTCGGCGACCCCGTCGAGACGCGTCCGGCGATCGGCGGGCTCTCCCTGGACTTCGACCCCCGGCTCACGGACGAGGAGTTCGACCCCCGGATGAACGGGCCGGAGTACGCGCCGTCCAACGCCGGCCAACGCCGCGAGGACCGCAAGATCGCGGCCATCGGCATCCGGGTCGCGAAGGGCGTGACGATGCACGGTTTCTCACTGAACGTGAACCCGGACAACAAGTGGTTCGACCGGATCATCCCCTGCGGGATCCGGGACGCGGGCGTCGCCTCCCTCGCGAGCGAACTCGGCCGGGACGTCACCGTCGACGAGGTGCTGCCGGTCGTCGAGCGGCACCTGAAGGACGTACTGGAGAACGCGGACCTCAAGCCGAGGGTGATCGAGAAGACACCTGCGGCCTGA
- a CDS encoding regulator has product MTERPAQRTPNRQLAALIAEAGFSNAGLARRVDQLGLEHGLDLRYDKTSVTRWLRGQQPRGTTPALIAEVFTRRLGRRLSAQDLGLDACAPVYAGLEFAAGPEEAVDIVSGLWRKDSGSHAELRKIAFTPAGLVVPSRDWLIGRPDDRVARGEPPVRIPPQGRPVVPRQRGQAERGPGQRVTGGDIAALASVGSLFRTLDDQYGGGHARQALVRYLEHECEPMLRGTYGETTGRRLFAAAADLTRLAGWTSYDIAAHGLAQRYFVQALRLAQAAGDRAYGAYVLVTMSRQAVYLGHGREAIQLARVAQQGVGTSAPPVVQALLHSAEARGHGVLGEVRACTASLVRAERALEAARPGDEVPHWARFFDEAQLADEFGHCHRDLQQFRAAAQHAERSLQLRAPAYARSRLFCRVVLASARLGLGELDQACSLAAEAAGQAAEMRSVRAVEYVRDFERRLEPYKDAAPVRSYRDKVAALG; this is encoded by the coding sequence ATGACGGAACGACCCGCGCAGCGCACTCCCAACCGACAGCTCGCCGCGCTCATCGCAGAAGCGGGGTTCTCCAACGCGGGTCTCGCCCGACGCGTGGACCAGCTCGGACTCGAACACGGGCTGGATCTCAGATACGACAAGACCTCCGTGACCCGGTGGCTGCGCGGGCAGCAGCCCCGGGGCACCACACCGGCCCTCATCGCCGAGGTCTTCACCCGGCGCCTGGGCCGCCGGCTCTCCGCGCAGGACCTCGGCCTCGACGCCTGCGCCCCCGTCTACGCCGGGCTGGAGTTCGCCGCCGGTCCCGAGGAGGCCGTCGACATCGTCAGCGGGCTGTGGCGCAAGGACTCCGGCAGCCACGCCGAGCTGCGCAAGATCGCCTTCACGCCGGCCGGCCTGGTCGTCCCCAGCCGCGACTGGCTGATCGGCCGCCCCGACGACCGGGTCGCCCGCGGCGAGCCGCCGGTCCGGATCCCGCCCCAGGGGCGCCCGGTGGTCCCCCGGCAGCGCGGACAGGCCGAGCGCGGACCCGGGCAGCGCGTCACCGGCGGGGACATCGCCGCGCTCGCCTCGGTCGGGAGCCTCTTCCGCACCCTCGACGACCAGTACGGGGGCGGGCACGCCCGGCAGGCCCTGGTGCGCTATCTGGAGCACGAGTGCGAACCGATGCTGCGCGGCACCTACGGCGAGACCACCGGGCGCCGACTGTTCGCCGCGGCGGCGGACCTGACCCGGCTCGCCGGCTGGACGTCGTACGACATCGCGGCGCACGGGCTCGCCCAGCGGTACTTCGTCCAGGCGCTGCGACTCGCGCAGGCGGCCGGGGACCGGGCGTACGGGGCCTACGTGCTCGTCACGATGAGCCGCCAGGCCGTGTACCTGGGGCACGGCCGGGAGGCGATCCAGCTGGCGCGGGTGGCCCAGCAGGGCGTCGGCACCAGTGCTCCGCCGGTGGTGCAGGCGCTGTTGCACTCCGCCGAGGCGCGGGGGCACGGGGTGCTGGGGGAGGTGCGGGCCTGCACGGCGTCCCTGGTCCGCGCGGAGCGGGCCCTGGAGGCGGCACGGCCCGGCGACGAAGTCCCGCACTGGGCGCGGTTCTTCGACGAGGCGCAGCTGGCGGACGAGTTCGGCCACTGCCACCGGGACCTCCAGCAGTTTCGGGCGGCGGCTCAACACGCCGAGCGTTCGCTCCAGTTGAGGGCGCCGGCGTATGCGCGGAGCCGGTTGTTCTGCCGGGTGGTGCTGGCCTCCGCGCGGCTGGGGCTGGGGGAGTTGGACCAGGCGTGTTCGCTCGCCGCGGAGGCTGCGGGGCAGGCGGCTGAGATGCGGTCGGTGCGGGCGGTGGAGTATGTGCGGGACTTCGAGCGGCGGTTGGAGCCCTATAAGGATGCGGCGCCTGTTCGTAGTTACCGGGACAAGGTGGCCGCGCTGGGATAG
- a CDS encoding NAD(P)/FAD-dependent oxidoreductase, whose amino-acid sequence MLEPAYQADVVIVGAGVAGLSAAHRLTSAGVTVAVLEAAPWAGGRMSTEKVDGFRLDRIGQLLSTAYPELRLTPGLDGLVLRPFAPGVLLHGDGRHHRVDAPAGAGGARGALHAVRALASAPRGVPGARGGPVAGAASRRGFRVLSGSGQGAARAGAPLGGAVDQARLGAALTRLANVPVDRLLARPELPAGQALAARGLPARTIDGFLRPLLAALLCDPGLTTSSRCADLALRAFAAGRLCVPEGGAEMLPELLARTLPAGTVHTGVRVTSVATTSVTTAEHGEFRCRAVLLATDARAAAELLPGLRVPDVHPVTVVHHTTDEPPRTGSALLLDADRGGPVAHTAVISEVDPSRAPAGRVLVSSTVLGPPPPDLDTAVRTHLARLYGTSTRTWETLAVHHTREAVPAMRPPHDLRRPVRLLAGLYVCGDHRDTSTVQGALHSAHRATTAILRDLGSAVPMHRADPVPTTRAA is encoded by the coding sequence GTGCTTGAGCCCGCGTACCAGGCGGACGTCGTGATCGTGGGAGCCGGGGTCGCCGGGCTCTCCGCGGCGCATCGGCTGACCAGCGCAGGAGTGACCGTCGCGGTGTTGGAGGCCGCCCCCTGGGCGGGCGGCCGCATGTCGACGGAGAAGGTCGACGGTTTCCGGCTCGACCGGATCGGACAGCTGCTGTCCACGGCGTATCCCGAACTACGTCTGACGCCCGGGCTCGACGGGCTCGTGCTGCGCCCCTTCGCGCCGGGGGTGCTGCTGCACGGCGACGGACGGCACCACCGGGTGGACGCTCCGGCGGGCGCCGGTGGCGCAAGGGGCGCACTGCACGCGGTGCGCGCCCTGGCGAGCGCCCCTCGGGGGGTGCCGGGGGCGCGCGGGGGCCCGGTGGCCGGGGCCGCGTCCAGGAGGGGGTTCAGGGTGCTGTCCGGGTCCGGTCAGGGAGCCGCACGGGCGGGCGCGCCGCTCGGCGGGGCCGTCGACCAGGCACGGCTAGGGGCCGCGCTCACCCGGCTCGCGAACGTGCCCGTCGACCGCCTCCTCGCCCGTCCCGAGCTGCCCGCCGGACAGGCGCTCGCGGCGCGCGGGCTGCCCGCCCGCACGATCGACGGCTTTCTGCGTCCGCTGCTCGCCGCGCTGCTCTGCGACCCCGGGCTGACCACGTCCAGCCGGTGCGCCGACCTCGCGCTGCGGGCCTTCGCGGCCGGCCGCCTGTGTGTCCCCGAGGGGGGCGCGGAGATGCTCCCGGAGCTGCTGGCGCGCACGCTGCCCGCGGGGACCGTGCACACGGGGGTGCGGGTCACGTCCGTCGCGACGACCTCGGTGACGACGGCGGAGCACGGGGAGTTCCGGTGCCGGGCGGTGCTGCTGGCGACGGACGCGCGGGCCGCGGCGGAGTTGCTGCCGGGCCTGCGGGTGCCCGACGTCCATCCGGTGACGGTGGTCCACCACACGACGGACGAACCGCCGCGCACGGGTTCCGCGCTGCTGCTGGACGCGGACCGGGGCGGCCCGGTGGCCCACACGGCGGTGATCAGCGAGGTCGACCCGAGCCGGGCCCCGGCCGGGCGGGTACTGGTGTCGTCGACGGTCCTCGGACCGCCCCCGCCGGACCTCGACACCGCGGTCCGCACCCATCTCGCCCGCCTGTACGGCACGTCGACGCGGACCTGGGAGACATTGGCGGTCCACCACACCCGCGAAGCGGTCCCCGCCATGCGCCCCCCGCACGACCTGCGCCGCCCGGTCCGCCTCCTGGCCGGCCTCTACGTCTGCGGCGACCACCGCGACACGAGCACGGTCCAGGGAGCCCTCCACTCGGCCCACCGGGCGACGACGGCCATCCTGAGGGATTTGGGGTCGGCGGTCCCGATGCACCGAGCGGACCCGGTTCCGACAACACGGGCAGCTTGA
- a CDS encoding TIGR01777 family oxidoreductase — MQHSRIAVAGASGLIGSALVRSLTADGHEVVRLVRREPRDDTEVRWDPEAGRVDTAGLAGCDAVVNLAGAGVGSRRWTDAYKKRIHDSRVNGTTALAQAVAALDEPPKVFVNGSAMGYYGETGDRVVDESSPAGEGFLPELCVEWEGAAAPAQQAGVRTVFTRTGLVVGRGGGAWGKLFPLFQAGLGGRMGDGGQYWSFIALHDEVAAIRYLLETDGLSGPFNLTAPEPLTNREITEAMGRVLHRPTLFPVPAPVLRAVLGEMAGDVLGSARVRPKRLLESGFTFAFPDIEGAIRAA; from the coding sequence ATGCAACATTCAAGAATCGCGGTGGCCGGGGCCTCCGGACTGATCGGCTCGGCCCTGGTGCGCTCCCTCACCGCGGACGGGCACGAGGTGGTGCGCCTGGTGCGCCGGGAGCCCCGGGACGACACGGAGGTCCGCTGGGACCCCGAGGCCGGGCGGGTGGACACGGCCGGGCTCGCCGGCTGCGACGCCGTGGTCAATCTCGCCGGGGCGGGGGTCGGTTCGCGGCGCTGGACGGACGCGTACAAGAAGCGGATCCACGACAGCCGGGTGAACGGCACGACCGCCCTCGCCCAGGCCGTCGCCGCCCTCGACGAGCCGCCGAAGGTCTTCGTGAACGGCAGCGCAATGGGCTACTACGGCGAGACCGGCGACCGGGTCGTCGACGAGAGCTCGCCCGCCGGGGAGGGCTTCCTGCCCGAGCTGTGCGTGGAGTGGGAGGGCGCGGCCGCTCCGGCCCAACAGGCCGGTGTACGCACCGTGTTCACCCGCACCGGGCTCGTCGTGGGCCGCGGGGGCGGGGCCTGGGGCAAGCTGTTCCCGCTGTTCCAGGCGGGGCTCGGCGGACGGATGGGCGACGGCGGCCAGTACTGGTCGTTCATCGCGCTGCACGACGAAGTGGCCGCGATCCGGTACCTGTTGGAGACCGACGGGTTGTCCGGACCGTTCAACCTCACCGCTCCCGAACCCCTGACGAACCGTGAGATCACCGAGGCGATGGGGCGCGTGCTGCACCGGCCGACACTCTTCCCCGTCCCCGCCCCGGTGCTGCGGGCCGTGCTCGGCGAGATGGCCGGTGATGTGCTGGGCAGCGCCCGGGTACGGCCGAAGCGGTTGCTGGAGTCGGGGTTCACGTTCGCGTTCCCGGACATCGAGGGGGCGATCCGGGCGGCCTGA
- a CDS encoding GNAT family N-acetyltransferase, whose amino-acid sequence MSQLSIRLALPDDEEELARLDRAEWSPLHEVLPEQRPPYRPFFDERHLPDDCLVAEADRRILGFIRLGFPTGLEANAHVRQIQGFVVSAEARGRGVGRALIRAITEEARRRGARRLTLRVLGHNTPARRLYESEGFAVEGILPEEWLLAGEYVDDVIMGRRL is encoded by the coding sequence ATGTCCCAGCTGTCCATACGCCTCGCCCTCCCCGACGACGAAGAGGAGCTGGCCCGCCTCGACCGCGCCGAGTGGTCGCCCCTGCACGAGGTCCTGCCCGAACAGCGGCCGCCGTACCGGCCGTTCTTCGACGAGCGCCACCTCCCCGACGACTGTCTGGTCGCGGAGGCCGACCGGCGCATCCTCGGGTTCATCCGTCTCGGTTTCCCGACCGGGCTCGAGGCGAACGCCCATGTGCGACAGATCCAGGGTTTCGTCGTCAGCGCCGAGGCCCGCGGCCGCGGGGTCGGCCGGGCCCTGATCCGCGCGATCACCGAGGAGGCCCGCCGCCGGGGCGCCCGCCGCCTCACCCTGCGCGTCCTCGGCCACAACACGCCCGCCCGCAGGCTCTACGAGTCCGAGGGCTTCGCGGTCGAGGGGATCCTGCCCGAGGAATGGCTGCTGGCGGGGGAGTACGTCGACGACGTGATCATGGGGCGCCGTCTCTGA